The Peribacillus sp. FSL E2-0218 genome contains a region encoding:
- the modB gene encoding molybdate ABC transporter permease subunit: MTEGFWSPVQLSIQVAGLAGIIVFIVGIILARIMARKKFKGKVLLETLFLLPLVLPPSVVGFLLIVVFGKNGLPGKIIETIFNQPLMFTWCAAVIASAVVAFPLMYQSAKTGFEDIDEEIEHAAMVDGAGQLRLFLFVSLPLAAKSIVTGTILSFARALGEFGATLMFAGNIPGQTQTIPTAIYIAMDSGNMTLAWLWVAIIIAISFMMLFAVTYIK; the protein is encoded by the coding sequence ATGACAGAGGGCTTTTGGTCTCCTGTTCAGCTATCGATACAGGTGGCTGGGCTAGCAGGCATCATTGTTTTCATTGTTGGAATCATCCTAGCGCGAATCATGGCCAGAAAGAAATTCAAGGGAAAGGTCCTGTTGGAAACCTTATTTTTATTGCCGCTTGTCCTGCCGCCCTCTGTCGTTGGCTTTTTATTGATTGTGGTTTTTGGCAAAAATGGACTCCCGGGTAAAATCATTGAAACCATCTTTAATCAGCCCTTAATGTTCACGTGGTGTGCGGCAGTGATTGCATCTGCGGTGGTGGCTTTTCCACTTATGTACCAATCCGCAAAAACGGGCTTTGAAGATATAGATGAAGAAATTGAACATGCAGCAATGGTTGACGGGGCAGGGCAGCTGAGGTTGTTCCTGTTCGTATCGCTCCCCTTGGCGGCCAAATCCATCGTTACTGGAACGATATTGAGTTTTGCACGTGCATTGGGGGAATTCGGTGCGACATTAATGTTTGCCGGAAATATTCCCGGACAGACACAAACGATACCTACTGCTATATATATTGCCATGGATTCCGGGAATATGACGTTAGCCTGGCTATGGGTTGCCATCATCATTGCCATTTCTTTCATGATGCTTTTTGCCGTTACGTATATTAAATGA
- a CDS encoding cold-shock protein, with the protein MVQGKVKWFNAEKGFGFIEVEGQDDVFVHFSAIQGEGFKTLEEGQEVSFEIEQGARGPQAANVQK; encoded by the coding sequence ATGGTACAAGGTAAAGTAAAATGGTTTAACGCAGAAAAAGGTTTCGGTTTCATCGAAGTTGAAGGCCAAGACGATGTATTCGTACATTTCTCAGCTATCCAAGGCGAAGGCTTCAAAACTCTTGAAGAAGGCCAAGAAGTTTCTTTCGAAATCGAGCAAGGCGCTCGTGGACCACAAGCAGCTAACGTTCAAAAATAA
- a CDS encoding flavodoxin domain-containing protein: MGSMNYRIAIVYHSAGGNTKALAEAIGSLLPEAELYRMSEFDLRTLPNYDALIVGTYTWGNGELPAKSAAFYEQLEQLPIASLKTGVFGTGETNYNHFCGAVDHFRDMLFAKSQLLVTLKIEQMYQDSDLSRLQKFTSLFQN; this comes from the coding sequence ATGGGTTCGATGAATTATAGGATTGCCATCGTTTATCATTCTGCAGGCGGCAATACGAAAGCGCTCGCCGAGGCCATCGGTTCTCTATTGCCTGAAGCTGAACTATATCGCATGAGTGAATTCGATTTACGCACTTTGCCGAATTACGATGCGTTGATCGTGGGTACCTATACTTGGGGCAATGGAGAGCTTCCGGCTAAATCGGCTGCCTTTTATGAACAACTGGAGCAACTTCCGATAGCTTCCCTAAAAACAGGGGTCTTTGGGACTGGCGAAACGAACTACAATCATTTTTGTGGAGCGGTCGATCATTTTCGGGACATGTTATTTGCCAAGAGTCAGTTATTGGTCACCTTGAAGATAGAACAAATGTATCAGGATTCAGACTTGTCCAGATTACAAAAGTTTACCTCATTATTTCAAAATTGA
- a CDS encoding ribonucleotide-diphosphate reductase subunit beta, translating to MTNHLKKIRMLEPTHPTKATGVFKGEASGFLLWNDIQYEKFYDTYTQLINNFWKPSSVNMIQDKKQWGELDEDIQDAFLDILTMIAGMDSLQTPTLVEILRYIKDPAAKAILANMAQQESIHNESYSYILASLIPVGKQKQLFDRIKEHPEVIKRNQPIVDAYQTFVDDPSPQHLFEALIHSTNLEGIYFYLAFAFYYNLGRQNVMTGSATMISYIHRDEMVHFDFIGMLIQILMYEYPELNNEENTKFIYTTIEKAVELEKEWSEYMLEDIQTKADLDLEEFNEYIEYIANKRLRMLGLDNLYKEYDENPMPWIKTFDDESIGLTKTDFFEQKSRTYSQVNASNGFDEL from the coding sequence ATGACCAATCATCTAAAAAAAATCCGGATGCTCGAACCTACGCATCCAACTAAAGCGACCGGCGTATTCAAAGGAGAAGCTTCAGGCTTTCTCCTTTGGAACGATATTCAGTATGAAAAATTCTATGATACCTATACACAGCTCATCAATAACTTTTGGAAGCCATCTAGCGTGAACATGATTCAGGATAAAAAACAGTGGGGAGAACTGGATGAAGATATCCAGGATGCCTTCCTTGATATCCTGACGATGATTGCCGGGATGGATAGCCTGCAAACACCTACCTTGGTGGAAATCCTTCGATACATCAAGGACCCGGCAGCAAAGGCAATCCTTGCCAATATGGCTCAGCAGGAATCGATCCATAATGAATCTTATTCGTATATCCTTGCTTCCTTGATCCCAGTAGGCAAGCAAAAACAGCTTTTCGACCGCATTAAAGAACATCCGGAAGTGATAAAGCGAAATCAGCCGATTGTGGATGCCTATCAAACCTTCGTGGACGATCCAAGCCCACAGCACTTATTCGAGGCTTTGATTCATTCAACAAACCTCGAGGGGATTTATTTCTACTTGGCCTTCGCATTTTATTACAATTTAGGACGGCAAAATGTCATGACCGGTTCGGCTACGATGATTTCGTACATCCATCGTGACGAGATGGTTCATTTCGATTTCATCGGAATGCTCATTCAAATCCTGATGTATGAATATCCTGAATTGAATAATGAAGAAAACACGAAATTCATCTACACAACGATCGAAAAAGCCGTCGAACTTGAAAAGGAATGGTCCGAATACATGCTTGAGGACATTCAAACGAAAGCCGACCTCGATTTGGAAGAATTCAATGAGTACATCGAATATATCGCCAACAAACGGCTGCGCATGTTAGGCCTCGACAATCTGTATAAAGAGTATGACGAAAACCCGATGCCATGGATCAAAACCTTCGATGATGAATCGATCGGACTGACCAAAACCGATTTCTTCGAACAAAAATCAAGAACATACAGTCAAGTGAATGCCAGCAATGGGTTCGATGAATTATAG
- a CDS encoding ribonucleoside-diphosphate reductase subunit alpha yields MTQTYNSTISENDTETNSLQLEMLSKEFEGRLDMEKFKKRFTKWLDRKSDSTDEQASKKLIQLALESVDIDAPDWTFVAAKELLNTMYRDAQANRGYQGLSYGPFYDLIQDLSQLQDGQRYPVYKSELLSSYTKAEIEELGSVIDPEKDKLFSYIGIYLLNDRYLARPKKDKVYELPQERFMIIAMEIMRLEKTEHRLQLIKEAYWAMSNLYMTVATPTLSNAGKAHGQLSSCFIDAIEDSIDGIYLANYDAAKVSKFGGGVGLYVGKIRSLGSDIRGFSGNSSGTTPWIRLFNQTAVSVDQLGQRKGAIAIYLDAWHKDIMSFLDLKTQNGDDRLKAHDIFTGVCIPDLFMEAVRDRKEWYLFDPHTVKQTLGFSLEDLYDEKKGEGSFRNHYALAVEAAENGTLPSYSFEKINALDIMKSIMISQLEEGVPYMFYRDEVNRKNPNKHKGMIYCSNLCTEIAQNLSPTTITDEYETEDGDVVVVRKSGDFVVCNLSSINLPRAVGSDVLERLIPIQVRMLDNVIDVNNLPVKQASISNKRYRAIGLGTFGWHHLLATENFYWESDDAVDYADALYEKIAYLTIKASNELAKEKGSYPYFEGSDWHTGEYFELRDYTDRKWLDLKANVQEHGTRNGYLMAIAPNSSTAKIGNSTDGIDPLYEIEFYEEKKNFKFKVTAPGLTPNTYEYYKKTRFNLDQLESIRQNAARQRHIDQAISFNLYVHNTIKAKVLLDIHLTAWESGLKSTYYVRSTSSEYDNACESCSS; encoded by the coding sequence ATGACTCAAACATATAACTCTACCATAAGCGAAAATGATACTGAAACGAATTCCCTTCAGCTTGAGATGCTGTCGAAGGAATTTGAAGGCCGTCTCGATATGGAGAAATTCAAAAAGCGTTTTACAAAATGGCTTGATCGCAAAAGTGATTCAACCGATGAACAGGCTTCAAAGAAACTGATTCAGCTTGCTCTTGAGAGCGTGGATATCGATGCCCCGGATTGGACATTCGTTGCAGCTAAAGAGCTATTGAATACGATGTACAGGGATGCACAGGCCAATCGAGGTTATCAAGGTTTGAGTTATGGTCCATTCTATGACCTTATCCAGGACCTGTCGCAGCTGCAAGACGGCCAACGATATCCAGTTTATAAATCCGAGCTGCTATCATCTTATACTAAAGCCGAAATCGAAGAACTTGGTTCAGTGATCGACCCTGAAAAGGATAAACTATTTTCCTACATAGGCATCTACCTACTAAACGATCGCTACCTTGCCCGTCCCAAAAAAGACAAAGTGTACGAACTCCCCCAAGAACGCTTCATGATCATCGCGATGGAAATCATGCGTTTGGAAAAAACGGAGCACCGCCTGCAACTTATAAAAGAAGCCTACTGGGCCATGTCCAATCTTTATATGACCGTTGCCACCCCTACACTTTCGAACGCAGGTAAAGCGCATGGACAATTAAGCTCCTGCTTTATCGACGCCATTGAAGATTCCATCGACGGCATCTATCTAGCTAACTACGATGCTGCCAAGGTGTCTAAATTCGGCGGCGGTGTCGGCCTGTATGTCGGGAAGATTCGCTCACTTGGTTCCGATATCCGTGGTTTCTCCGGCAATAGTTCGGGTACGACTCCTTGGATCCGGCTATTTAACCAGACAGCCGTCAGTGTCGATCAATTAGGTCAACGCAAAGGCGCGATTGCGATATACTTGGATGCTTGGCATAAAGATATCATGAGCTTCCTCGATTTGAAGACGCAGAACGGAGATGACAGATTAAAGGCACATGATATTTTCACGGGTGTATGCATTCCCGACTTGTTCATGGAGGCTGTACGCGACAGGAAAGAATGGTATCTTTTTGACCCGCATACCGTCAAGCAAACCCTTGGATTCTCACTTGAAGATCTATATGACGAGAAAAAAGGCGAAGGTAGCTTCAGGAACCATTATGCACTTGCTGTCGAAGCCGCAGAGAATGGTACGCTGCCAAGCTACAGCTTTGAAAAAATCAACGCGTTGGACATCATGAAAAGCATCATGATTTCTCAATTAGAAGAAGGCGTTCCATATATGTTCTACCGCGATGAAGTGAACCGGAAGAACCCGAATAAGCATAAAGGGATGATTTATTGCTCCAACCTTTGCACCGAAATTGCTCAAAACCTTAGCCCAACGACGATCACGGATGAATACGAAACAGAAGATGGCGATGTCGTTGTAGTTCGCAAAAGCGGCGATTTCGTTGTCTGCAACCTATCTTCCATTAACTTGCCTCGTGCAGTGGGCAGCGATGTTTTGGAAAGATTGATCCCCATTCAAGTCAGGATGCTCGATAATGTCATTGATGTGAATAATCTTCCGGTCAAGCAGGCCTCGATTTCGAATAAACGGTACCGGGCAATTGGTTTAGGAACGTTTGGCTGGCATCATCTACTTGCCACAGAAAATTTTTATTGGGAATCCGACGATGCCGTAGACTATGCCGATGCTTTATACGAAAAGATCGCTTACCTGACAATCAAGGCATCCAACGAGTTGGCCAAGGAAAAAGGATCATACCCTTATTTCGAAGGTTCGGATTGGCACACAGGGGAATACTTCGAGCTGCGTGACTATACGGATCGGAAATGGCTCGATTTAAAAGCGAACGTACAAGAGCATGGGACTCGTAATGGCTACTTAATGGCCATTGCCCCTAATTCATCTACTGCCAAAATCGGCAATTCCACTGATGGAATCGATCCATTGTATGAAATAGAATTTTATGAAGAAAAGAAAAACTTCAAATTCAAGGTAACGGCACCTGGTTTGACGCCAAATACGTATGAGTATTATAAAAAGACACGCTTTAATTTGGATCAACTGGAAAGCATCAGGCAAAACGCAGCCCGCCAAAGGCATATTGACCAGGCGATCAGCTTTAATCTATATGTTCACAACACGATCAAAGCGAAAGTCTTATTGGATATTCACTTAACGGCTTGGGAAAGCGGACTGAAATCAACGTATTACGTTCGTTCGACTTCTTCCGAATATGACAATGCGTGTGAAAGCTGTTCCAGTTAA
- a CDS encoding manganese-dependent inorganic pyrophosphatase, translating into MDKVLVFGHKNPDTDTICSAIAYADLKKQLGINAEPVRLGEVNGETQYALDQFKFDAPRLVEKVAGEAEAVILVDHNERQQSAEDIDQVRVLEVIDHHRIANFETSDPLYYRAEPVGCTATILNKIYKENGIEVPKAVAGLMLSAIISDSLLFKSPTCTEQDVAAAMELAAIAGVNAETYGLEMLKAGADLSDKTIAQLITLDAKEFSMGMAKVEIAQVNAVDPNEVLAKQAELEAAIEAVIGVKELDLFLFVVTDILTNDSVALALGRAANAVEKAYNVTLNNNIAVLEGVVSRKKQIVPVLTDVFSK; encoded by the coding sequence TTGGATAAAGTATTAGTTTTTGGACATAAAAACCCGGATACAGACACGATTTGTTCCGCAATCGCTTATGCGGATCTGAAAAAGCAATTAGGTATCAATGCTGAACCAGTTCGTCTGGGTGAAGTGAATGGCGAAACTCAATATGCGCTGGACCAATTCAAATTCGATGCTCCTCGTCTTGTCGAAAAAGTGGCAGGGGAGGCGGAGGCCGTGATCCTTGTCGATCATAATGAACGCCAGCAAAGTGCTGAGGATATTGACCAAGTCCGTGTGCTGGAGGTTATCGACCATCACCGCATCGCTAACTTTGAAACAAGCGATCCTTTATATTACCGTGCAGAACCGGTAGGCTGTACGGCAACTATTTTAAATAAAATTTATAAAGAAAATGGAATCGAAGTCCCGAAAGCGGTAGCAGGGCTAATGCTATCTGCCATCATTTCCGATTCTTTATTGTTCAAGTCCCCGACCTGCACTGAGCAAGACGTTGCAGCGGCCATGGAGCTGGCTGCCATTGCCGGAGTCAACGCTGAAACTTATGGATTGGAAATGCTGAAGGCAGGAGCTGATTTAAGCGACAAGACGATTGCCCAGCTGATCACTCTTGATGCAAAAGAATTCAGCATGGGAATGGCAAAAGTGGAAATAGCCCAAGTCAATGCTGTAGATCCGAATGAAGTCCTTGCTAAGCAAGCTGAATTGGAAGCGGCGATTGAAGCGGTTATCGGAGTGAAGGAATTGGATTTATTCCTATTCGTCGTTACGGATATCCTGACAAATGATTCTGTAGCCCTAGCTCTTGGAAGAGCAGCGAATGCAGTCGAAAAAGCCTATAACGTTACATTGAACAATAACATCGCCGTTTTGGAAGGCGTAGTCTCGCGCAAAAAACAAATCGTGCCTGTATTAACGGATGTATTCAGTAAATAA
- a CDS encoding SulP family inorganic anion transporter — MNISAYKQEWFGNVRGDVLSGIVVALALIPEAIAFSIIAGVDPMVGLYASFCIAIVISFVGGRPGMISAATGATALVMVDLVKDHGLNYLLAATILTGLLQIILGAFKIGKLMKFIPKPVMTGFVNSLAILIFTAQLTHFAGESWIMYVMTAVSLAIIYLFPLLTKAIPSPLVAIVLMTIAAISTGATVRTVGDMGQLTEALPILMLPDVPLTFETLAIIFPYSIALAFVGLLESLLTAQIVDELTDTPSNKNLEAKGQGIGNVIAGCFGGMAGCAMIGQSGINIKSGGRGRLSTFVAGAFLMVLIVALNGVLIKIPMAALVAVMIMVSIGTFDWSSLKRIKIAPKTDAAVMIVTVLIVLYTHDLSKGVFAGVLLSMIFFSAKISKVTVEKTADIINKKMIYEIRGQIFFASVQDFVSKFDVNDDADAIIIDFSHSKIWDASAVAAVDTVVHKYQQQGISVHVQGLDLESSLLLDKLATSISKIS, encoded by the coding sequence ATGAATATATCTGCATACAAACAAGAATGGTTCGGCAACGTCCGCGGCGATGTTCTTTCGGGTATTGTCGTTGCCTTGGCATTGATCCCGGAGGCCATTGCGTTTTCGATCATTGCTGGTGTTGACCCAATGGTCGGTCTATACGCCTCATTCTGCATTGCCATCGTCATCTCTTTTGTCGGCGGAAGGCCGGGAATGATCTCTGCTGCCACTGGAGCAACGGCACTCGTCATGGTCGACCTTGTGAAAGATCATGGCCTAAACTATTTACTTGCTGCAACGATATTGACTGGTTTGCTGCAAATTATACTCGGTGCCTTTAAAATCGGGAAATTAATGAAATTCATCCCCAAACCAGTCATGACTGGTTTTGTGAATTCTTTAGCCATATTGATTTTCACTGCACAGCTTACCCATTTCGCAGGTGAATCTTGGATCATGTATGTCATGACCGCCGTATCATTAGCGATCATTTATCTTTTTCCGCTGCTTACGAAGGCCATCCCTTCCCCCCTCGTTGCCATCGTATTGATGACGATCGCCGCCATATCCACCGGGGCGACGGTACGTACGGTTGGGGATATGGGGCAATTGACCGAAGCACTCCCCATACTCATGCTTCCGGACGTCCCTTTGACATTCGAGACTTTGGCCATCATTTTTCCTTATTCCATTGCTCTTGCGTTTGTAGGACTTCTCGAATCATTGTTGACGGCCCAAATAGTCGATGAGCTGACAGACACGCCAAGCAATAAAAATCTGGAAGCTAAGGGTCAGGGCATAGGCAATGTCATCGCCGGATGTTTTGGCGGGATGGCGGGATGTGCGATGATCGGGCAATCCGGAATCAACATCAAGTCCGGAGGGAGAGGCAGGCTTTCCACATTTGTGGCAGGCGCCTTCCTTATGGTATTGATTGTCGCATTGAATGGCGTCCTTATAAAAATCCCCATGGCTGCACTCGTTGCTGTCATGATCATGGTTTCCATCGGGACATTTGACTGGTCTTCATTAAAGAGGATCAAGATAGCGCCAAAGACGGATGCAGCCGTGATGATTGTAACAGTCCTCATCGTCCTTTATACACATGATTTGTCGAAAGGGGTTTTTGCCGGGGTGCTCTTGAGCATGATTTTCTTCTCGGCCAAGATATCCAAGGTGACGGTTGAAAAAACGGCAGACATAATCAATAAAAAAATGATTTACGAGATTCGAGGACAAATCTTTTTTGCTTCGGTGCAGGACTTTGTTTCAAAATTCGATGTTAATGATGATGCAGATGCGATCATCATTGATTTTTCCCATTCAAAAATATGGGATGCTTCTGCGGTCGCTGCTGTCGATACGGTTGTCCATAAATATCAGCAACAAGGCATTTCCGTACATGTACAGGGCCTCGATCTGGAAAGCTCCTTATTGCTTGATAAACTTGCCACATCCATTAGTAAAATATCCTGA
- a CDS encoding MFS transporter translates to MKQHQIAKRNLSIMWFANFFIGGSMTMVLPFISLYIGTFGNYSTQYIQHWSGWTFGITFVTAFLFSPVWGRIGDRYGRKKILIACAFGMGLSIFLMGFVENVWQLFILRMFTGIFTGFISMSQAFISTQTPKEIAGRVLGTLQTGNITGSLFGPLLGGILADTVGYSTAFKFTSITIFISGLLVIATKEYQMERQQGTKSSYTSREVLSHILRNPILVNIMLISTLVQVAHFSIQPILSLYVGELHGTSNLGFYSGIAFSAAGLGNLLMARHWGKIGDRHGHVKILVLLLFLTALVYLPGAFIDQFWQLVFVRFLLGIAIGGIIPVRIAYIRQEAPVSMQGEVLGYNTSLRFLGNIIGPAMGGMVAGFYGFSAVFITTSTLLLIAGLVLYFAMHRNPELARSH, encoded by the coding sequence ATGAAACAACATCAAATAGCTAAACGAAACTTGTCCATCATGTGGTTCGCCAACTTCTTCATCGGCGGCAGCATGACGATGGTTCTTCCATTCATCTCTTTATACATTGGTACATTCGGCAATTATTCGACACAATATATCCAGCATTGGTCAGGGTGGACATTCGGAATCACCTTTGTGACTGCTTTTTTATTTTCTCCGGTTTGGGGACGAATTGGCGATCGGTATGGCAGAAAGAAAATCTTGATCGCCTGTGCCTTCGGGATGGGACTGTCCATTTTCTTGATGGGATTCGTTGAAAATGTTTGGCAGCTATTCATTTTAAGGATGTTCACGGGGATATTCACTGGCTTCATTTCAATGTCACAGGCCTTCATTTCGACCCAGACTCCGAAAGAAATTGCTGGCCGCGTACTCGGGACGCTGCAAACGGGGAATATAACTGGCTCGCTTTTCGGTCCATTGCTTGGAGGCATCCTTGCCGACACCGTCGGCTACTCCACTGCCTTTAAGTTCACCTCGATCACCATTTTCATTTCTGGCCTTCTTGTCATTGCAACGAAGGAATACCAAATGGAACGGCAGCAGGGAACAAAATCGAGCTACACAAGCAGGGAGGTTCTCTCTCATATCCTGCGCAACCCAATTCTCGTCAATATCATGCTCATTTCAACACTTGTTCAAGTTGCCCACTTCAGCATCCAGCCGATTCTTTCTTTGTACGTCGGCGAGCTGCACGGGACTTCGAATCTAGGATTTTATTCTGGGATCGCCTTTTCCGCGGCAGGACTGGGAAATCTACTGATGGCGCGTCATTGGGGCAAAATTGGCGACAGGCACGGTCATGTGAAAATCCTTGTGCTGCTACTTTTTCTGACAGCACTCGTTTACTTGCCCGGCGCTTTCATCGATCAGTTTTGGCAGCTCGTTTTTGTCCGATTCCTATTAGGCATAGCCATAGGCGGCATCATCCCGGTAAGGATCGCGTATATCCGCCAGGAAGCGCCCGTATCCATGCAAGGGGAAGTACTCGGATACAATACAAGTCTTCGATTTTTAGGCAATATCATCGGACCTGCAATGGGCGGAATGGTCGCTGGCTTCTATGGATTCTCCGCTGTTTTCATCACGACCAGCACATTGCTCCTTATCGCCGGACTGGTCCTTTATTTCGCGATGCACCGTAACCCAGAGTTGGCCCGTTCCCACTAA
- a CDS encoding citrate:proton symporter, with the protein MLTILGFCMIVTFLVLVITKRLSVVVAFIFTAIAFGLIGGFASEMGDMMVAGILKVAPTAVMIVFAILYFGLMIDVGLFQPMIGKILSYVKGDPLKVVMATAIITILVGLDGDGSSTFMISVSAMLPLYLKLGMNRLVLACVVGLGAGVMNMIPWGGPLVRAAASLQVEVSDLFIPLIPVMICGLLWTLFSAYILGKKERERLGVSMLETNLPPGMSEQAAAVETGSGKQAKLFWFNWLLTILLMVMLVLEVLPIQVLFASAFAVALFVNFPNPKEQQERLLSHANSFVLICTLIFAAGIFTGVFTETKMMDSMAATIVTVIPDWLGAHLPLVVALTSLPMGFIFSPDAYYFGILPIISETASNFGIAPAEIGRAALLGHSTTGFPLSPLVPATFILIGLVGVDFSDHQKFLFKWAFGTTIVMTIAAIAFGVIPL; encoded by the coding sequence TTGTTAACTATTCTGGGGTTTTGCATGATTGTTACGTTCCTTGTCTTGGTCATCACAAAGCGATTATCGGTCGTCGTGGCTTTTATCTTCACGGCAATCGCCTTTGGTTTGATAGGCGGTTTTGCCTCCGAGATGGGAGATATGATGGTGGCAGGGATACTAAAGGTGGCACCAACAGCGGTGATGATCGTTTTTGCCATATTATATTTTGGTTTGATGATTGACGTTGGATTGTTTCAGCCCATGATTGGGAAAATCTTGAGCTATGTAAAAGGAGATCCGCTAAAAGTTGTCATGGCAACGGCCATCATTACGATATTGGTAGGCCTGGATGGAGACGGTTCTTCTACCTTCATGATCAGCGTTTCGGCCATGCTGCCGCTTTATCTGAAACTGGGGATGAATAGACTTGTCTTGGCCTGTGTCGTCGGCTTAGGAGCGGGTGTCATGAATATGATACCTTGGGGAGGACCCTTGGTCAGAGCGGCAGCCAGCCTTCAGGTTGAAGTATCGGATTTATTCATTCCGCTCATTCCCGTCATGATTTGCGGATTATTATGGACGCTTTTTTCAGCATATATCCTCGGTAAAAAGGAAAGGGAGAGGTTGGGGGTCAGTATGTTGGAGACGAACCTGCCGCCTGGAATGAGTGAACAGGCCGCTGCCGTCGAAACCGGATCCGGAAAACAAGCCAAGTTATTTTGGTTTAACTGGCTGTTGACGATATTACTGATGGTCATGTTGGTGTTGGAAGTGCTTCCAATCCAAGTTTTATTTGCTTCGGCATTTGCCGTTGCTTTATTCGTTAACTTCCCGAATCCGAAAGAACAGCAGGAAAGACTACTAAGTCATGCCAATAGTTTCGTGCTGATTTGCACACTCATTTTTGCTGCAGGGATTTTTACGGGGGTATTCACGGAAACAAAGATGATGGACTCGATGGCTGCTACCATCGTAACAGTCATTCCGGATTGGCTAGGGGCACATCTGCCGCTCGTTGTGGCGCTTACAAGCCTGCCGATGGGATTCATTTTTTCACCTGATGCTTATTATTTTGGCATTTTGCCGATCATCAGTGAAACGGCATCGAACTTTGGCATTGCACCTGCAGAAATAGGAAGGGCCGCTTTGCTGGGGCATTCGACCACAGGGTTCCCATTATCTCCGCTGGTGCCTGCAACCTTCATATTGATTGGCCTTGTTGGTGTGGATTTTTCCGATCACCAAAAATTCCTGTTTAAGTGGGCGTTTGGGACAACCATCGTCATGACCATCGCAGCCATTGCCTTTGGCGTCATCCCTTTGTGA
- a CDS encoding superoxide dismutase family protein translates to MNYKRKLVLPMCAAFLLYGCNAANDSNQGDKNVEDMNTIGQGTQTDADPQVKAEVKDVEGKTLGTVNFTEEGNAVLIQTALEGLEPGYHGFHIHENAICEAEAKDGPFTTAGGHFNPTDETHSHHAGDMPPLFVKEDGTAKFTATLDNMSIDQLKKEELAVIVHANPDNFANIPDRYEANGQEGPDEDTLKTGDAGDRQACGIIVSAEEK, encoded by the coding sequence ATGAACTATAAACGAAAGCTTGTGCTGCCCATGTGTGCTGCCTTTTTACTTTATGGCTGCAATGCAGCGAATGATTCCAATCAGGGTGACAAAAATGTCGAGGACATGAATACGATAGGACAAGGAACCCAAACGGACGCGGATCCACAGGTGAAGGCGGAAGTTAAGGATGTGGAAGGGAAAACACTTGGCACCGTGAATTTTACCGAAGAAGGGAATGCAGTTTTGATCCAGACAGCTTTGGAAGGGCTTGAACCAGGCTACCACGGCTTTCATATTCATGAAAATGCGATTTGCGAAGCAGAGGCTAAGGATGGTCCATTCACTACAGCTGGAGGGCACTTCAATCCAACTGATGAAACGCACTCCCATCATGCGGGCGATATGCCTCCTTTATTTGTAAAAGAGGACGGCACGGCAAAATTTACGGCAACGCTGGATAACATGTCGATCGACCAATTGAAGAAGGAAGAGCTGGCAGTCATCGTTCATGCAAACCCAGACAACTTTGCCAATATTCCAGACCGCTATGAAGCCAATGGACAAGAAGGCCCTGATGAAGATACGTTGAAAACGGGAGATGCTGGCGATAGACAAGCTTGCGGGATAATTGTAAGCGCGGAAGAAAAATAA